TGCGCTGGCCGAGCAGGTCTTCATCGACGGTCGCCGCCTGTACGACCGCAGTGCGCCGGCAGCGACGCCGCGTTCCGATTTCCAGCTCGGCCAGGAGGTGCACTGATGGGCGCGGTGAACAAGCGTCGCCGGGCATGGCCCGGCGCTACCGTAGTGGCATTGCTGTTGCTGGCAACCACGGCATCGGCGCAGGACCTGCTGGTGCGCAATGCCACGGTGCATACCGCCAGCGCGCGCGGCAGCCTGCAGAACGCCGATGTACTGGTGCAGGGCGGGATCATCCGCGCGGTCGGCCCCGGCCTGTCCGCGCCGGCCGGGGCCAGCGTGATCGAGGCCGAAGGCCGCCCACTGACGCCGGCGCTGTTCGGGGGCATCACCGAGATCGGCATCGAAGAGGTTTCCGGTGAAGCGAGCACGGTCGACAGCACCCTGAAGATGGGCGAACAACCGTTGCGCCCCGAGTTCGACGTCACCCTGGCCTACAACCCGGCGTCGGTGCTGATTCCGGTGACGCGGCTGGAAGGCATCGGCTTCACTGCACTGGGTGCGGCCACCGGCGGTGGCTTCGTGGCCGGCCAGGGCGGCGTGATGCGCCTGGACGGCAGCGTTGACCCGCTTGGTCCGCGCGCGCTGTTCCTGCGCATCGGCGCAGCCGCTTCCGAACTGACCGGTCATTCGCGTGCCGCGCAATGGATGCTGCTGCAGCAGATGGTGGACGAAGCACGCGGCCAGGTTGCGGCGGATTCGCCGCACGCGCTGCTGACCCCGGCCGGGCGTCGCACGCTCAGCCGCTATCTGGCCGGCCAGGGCCGCGTCGTGGTGGAGGTGGACCGCGCATCGGACATCCGCCAGCTGCTGCGCTGGTCCGCCCGCGAGAAGGTGAAGATCGCCATCGCCGGTGCCAGCGAAGCCTGGCAGGTGGCGCCGGAGCTGGCCGCCGCCCACGTGCCGGTGTTCGTCGATGTGCTGGCCAACCTGCCGGCCAGTTTCGACCAGATCGGCGCCACCCTGGAAAACGCGGCGCGACTGCAACGCGCAGGCGTGGCGGTTTCCTTCGTGCAGCGGGGTGATGCCAGCCACAACGCGCGCAAGATGCGCCAGCTGGCGGGCAACGCCGTGGCCAACGGCCTGCCCTGGGCCGACGGCCTGGCCGGGCTGACCCGGGTGCCGGCACAGGCCTTCGGCGTAGCCGACCAGATCGGCAGCATCGAGCCGGGCAAGCGCGCCGACCTGGTGCTGTGGGAAGGCGACCCGCTGGATGTAGCGCACTATGCCGAACAGGTCTGGCTGGGCGGCCGCGCGATGCCGATGCGCTCGCGCCAGACCGACCTGCGCGACC
This genomic interval from Stenotrophomonas sp. 57 contains the following:
- a CDS encoding amidohydrolase family protein, which translates into the protein MGAVNKRRRAWPGATVVALLLLATTASAQDLLVRNATVHTASARGSLQNADVLVQGGIIRAVGPGLSAPAGASVIEAEGRPLTPALFGGITEIGIEEVSGEASTVDSTLKMGEQPLRPEFDVTLAYNPASVLIPVTRLEGIGFTALGAATGGGFVAGQGGVMRLDGSVDPLGPRALFLRIGAAASELTGHSRAAQWMLLQQMVDEARGQVAADSPHALLTPAGRRTLSRYLAGQGRVVVEVDRASDIRQLLRWSAREKVKIAIAGASEAWQVAPELAAAHVPVFVDVLANLPASFDQIGATLENAARLQRAGVAVSFVQRGDASHNARKMRQLAGNAVANGLPWADGLAGLTRVPAQAFGVADQIGSIEPGKRADLVLWEGDPLDVAHYAEQVWLGGRAMPMRSRQTDLRDRYLQRNAQP